A single region of the Lycium barbarum isolate Lr01 chromosome 2, ASM1917538v2, whole genome shotgun sequence genome encodes:
- the LOC132629123 gene encoding uncharacterized protein LOC132629123 — MTHLGGILPKKGVLQSPNLSSFSLNLNEDVASDSTSSQRPIGVKKAKLKRKIEEGFSSAMQMVQSENNRLVELLAKSGVDRQRDLEMKDKALKLKEFKEENKILLSNLDSIGDPNIREFILQEQKRIMDKRSQQFQQPQPQKSSAPYTQYFNDIGGSGNDLPELYIRNYYVIEHCVIY, encoded by the exons ATGACACACTTAG GTGGCATCCTCCCAAAAAAAGGGGTGCTACAATCTCCTAACTTATCATCATTTTCACTAAATTTGAATGAGGATGTTGCAAGTGATTCCACATCATCACAACGACCTATTGGGGTGAAGAAAGcaaaattgaagagaaaaatcGAAGAAGGTTTTTCATCTGCTATGCAAATGGTCCAATCAGAAAATAATCGGCTTGTTGAGTTGTTGGCAAAGTCAGGTGTAGACAGGCAGCGAGATTTGGAGATGAAAGATAAAGCTTTGAAACTAAAAGaatttaaagaagaaaataaaattttattgtcGAATTTAGATTCAATTGGTGATCCAAATATTCGTGAATTTATTCTACAAGAACAAAAACGAATAATGGATAAGAGAAGTCAACAATTTCAACAGCCACAACCACAAAAATCCTCTGCCCCATACACTCAATATTTTAATGATATTGGTGGATCTGGAAATGACCTACCAGAGTTATATATTCGAAATTACTATGTTATTGAACATTGTGTTATTTATTAA